One genomic segment of Elgaria multicarinata webbii isolate HBS135686 ecotype San Diego chromosome 21, rElgMul1.1.pri, whole genome shotgun sequence includes these proteins:
- the LOC134412271 gene encoding lysosomal acid glucosylceramidase-like isoform X1, producing the protein MRATMWTMDPGLYVLFLLFLLQVVPGTTAARPCVPKFVGVNAMVCVCNATYCDTLDPVSLPPMGHYLKYESSKAGKRLELSKGKLRPNCSGTGLQYKYNPFVQYQRIKGFGGSHTDAAAINIMRLSPGAQDKLLRSYFAEDGIEYNLLRLPMGCSDFSTHPYSYDDNCRDDWELKCFKLAPEDTDLRIPLLHRIMALSKRPLSLVASPWTGPSWLRTSNEVGGKAKIKGEAGDRYHKTWARYFIRFLDEYASCNVTFWAITAQNEPVFSAFMVIEDFPTTLFSAKEQRDFIIKDLGPALTSSPHRDVLLIILDDLRINLPNWANVVIGNSSAAQYVSGIGLHWYLDSVIPPGLTIEATYRLYPNYFILYTESANGFQAFEKKVDLGSWKRGTRYSRSILTSLNNFCTGWIDWNLALDMIGGPNWVANFVDSPIIVDSLKDEFYKQPMFYHLAHFSKFIPEGSVRVSLTCSSPFSSCQLQTAGFLRPDGIAVAVVLNGCFFDVAFSILDNRFGYIEDVAQAYSIQTYLWKTGL; encoded by the exons ATGAGAGCCACAATGTGGACTATGGATCCTGGACTTTACGTTctgtttctcctcttcctcctccaggtgGTCCCAGGTACAACAG CGGCTCGCCCTTGCGTCCCCAAATTCGTGGGCGTCAATGCCATGGTGTGTGTCTGCAATGCCACTTACTGTGATACGCTGGATCCTGTCTCCCTGCCACCGATGGGGCACTACCTCAAGTACGAAAGCAGCAAGGCGGGCAAGCGCTTGGAGCTCAGCAAAGGGAAACTGAGGCCCAACTGCAGCGGAACAG GGCTCCAGTATAAATACAATCCCTTCGTTCAGTACCAGCGTATCAAAGGGTTTGGCGGATCGCACACTGATgctgctgctattaacattatgcGTCTCTCTCCGGGGGCTCAAGACAAACTGCTCCGGTCCTACTTCGCTGAAGATG GGATTGAGTACAACCTTCTGCGCTTGCCCATGGGCTGTTCCGATTTCTCCACACATCCGTACAGTTACGACGACAACTGTCGGGACGACTGGGAGCTGAAATGTTTCAAACTTGCACCGGAGGACACCGACCTCAGG ATCCCTCTCCTCCACCGCATCATGGCCTTATCTAAGAGGCCCCTCTCCCTCGTCGCCAGCCCGTGGACTGGTCCTTCCTGGCTGAGGACCAGTAACGAAGTGGGGGGCAAAGCAAAGATAAAGGGGGAAGCCGGGGACAGATACCACAAGACCTGGGCCCGCTATTTCATCAG GTTCCTGGATGAATATGCCTCATGCAACGTCACCTTTTGGGCTATCACAGCTCAGAATGAGCCGGTGTTCTCTGCTTTCATGGTCATAGAGGACTTCCCCACCACTCTCTTCTCGGCCAAAGAGCAACGTGACTTCATCATCAAGGATCTGGGCCCAGCGCTGACCTCCAGTCCCCACCGAGATGTCCTGCTCATTATCCTAGATGACTTGAGGATCAACCTGCCCAATTGGGCCAACGTG GTCATTGGGAACAGCAGCGCTGCCCAATATGTGTCAGGCATTGGACTCCATTGGTACTTGGATTCTGTGATCCCTCCTGGTCTGACCATAGAAGCCACGTACCGCCTTTACCCCAATTACTTTATACTTTACACAGAATCTGCCAACGGCTTCCAAGCCTTTGAGAAGAAAGTGGATCTGGGGAGCTGGAAACGGGGCACGCGATATAGCCGTAGCATCCTGACG AGCCTGAACAATTTTTGCACGGGTTGGATCGACTGGAACTTGGCTCTGGATATGATAGGAGGGCCCAATTGGGTCGCAAACTTTGTGGACAGCCCCATCATTGTGGATTCCCTCAAAGATGAGTTCTACAAGCAGCCAATGTTCTACCACTTGGCCCATTTCAG CAAGTTTATTCCCGAAGGCTCCGTCCGAGTCTCCCTGACCTGCAGTAGCCCGTTTAGCAGCTGCCAACTGCAGACCGCGGGCTTCCTCCGCCCAGATGGCATCGCCGTGGCCGTGGTGCTTAACGG gtgcttctTCGATGTAGCTTTCAGCATCTTAGACAACCGGTTTGGCTACATCGAAGATGTCGCTCAGGCCTACTCCATCCAAACCTACTTGTGGAAGACGGGCTTATGA
- the LOC134412271 gene encoding lysosomal acid glucosylceramidase-like isoform X2 — protein MRATMWTMDPGLYVLFLLFLLQVVPGTTAARPCVPKFVGVNAMVCVCNATYCDTLDPVSLPPMGHYLKYESSKAGKRLELSKGKLRPNCSGTGLQYKYNPFVQYQRIKGFGGSHTDAAAINIMRLSPGAQDKLLRSYFAEDGIEYNLLRLPMGCSDFSTHPYSYDDNCRDDWELKCFKLAPEDTDLRIPLLHRIMALSKRPLSLVASPWTGPSWLRTSNEVGGKAKIKGEAGDRYHKTWARYFIRFLDEYASCNVTFWAITAQNEPVFSAFMVIEDFPTTLFSAKEQRDFIIKDLGPALTSSPHRDVLLIILDDLRINLPNWANVVIGNSSAAQYVSGIGLHWYLDSVIPPGLTIEATYRLYPNYFILYTESANGFQAFEKKVDLGSWKRGTRYSRSILTSLNNFCTGWIDWNLALDMIGGPNWVANFVDSPIIVDSLKDEFYKQPMFYHLAHFSLFPKAPSESP, from the exons ATGAGAGCCACAATGTGGACTATGGATCCTGGACTTTACGTTctgtttctcctcttcctcctccaggtgGTCCCAGGTACAACAG CGGCTCGCCCTTGCGTCCCCAAATTCGTGGGCGTCAATGCCATGGTGTGTGTCTGCAATGCCACTTACTGTGATACGCTGGATCCTGTCTCCCTGCCACCGATGGGGCACTACCTCAAGTACGAAAGCAGCAAGGCGGGCAAGCGCTTGGAGCTCAGCAAAGGGAAACTGAGGCCCAACTGCAGCGGAACAG GGCTCCAGTATAAATACAATCCCTTCGTTCAGTACCAGCGTATCAAAGGGTTTGGCGGATCGCACACTGATgctgctgctattaacattatgcGTCTCTCTCCGGGGGCTCAAGACAAACTGCTCCGGTCCTACTTCGCTGAAGATG GGATTGAGTACAACCTTCTGCGCTTGCCCATGGGCTGTTCCGATTTCTCCACACATCCGTACAGTTACGACGACAACTGTCGGGACGACTGGGAGCTGAAATGTTTCAAACTTGCACCGGAGGACACCGACCTCAGG ATCCCTCTCCTCCACCGCATCATGGCCTTATCTAAGAGGCCCCTCTCCCTCGTCGCCAGCCCGTGGACTGGTCCTTCCTGGCTGAGGACCAGTAACGAAGTGGGGGGCAAAGCAAAGATAAAGGGGGAAGCCGGGGACAGATACCACAAGACCTGGGCCCGCTATTTCATCAG GTTCCTGGATGAATATGCCTCATGCAACGTCACCTTTTGGGCTATCACAGCTCAGAATGAGCCGGTGTTCTCTGCTTTCATGGTCATAGAGGACTTCCCCACCACTCTCTTCTCGGCCAAAGAGCAACGTGACTTCATCATCAAGGATCTGGGCCCAGCGCTGACCTCCAGTCCCCACCGAGATGTCCTGCTCATTATCCTAGATGACTTGAGGATCAACCTGCCCAATTGGGCCAACGTG GTCATTGGGAACAGCAGCGCTGCCCAATATGTGTCAGGCATTGGACTCCATTGGTACTTGGATTCTGTGATCCCTCCTGGTCTGACCATAGAAGCCACGTACCGCCTTTACCCCAATTACTTTATACTTTACACAGAATCTGCCAACGGCTTCCAAGCCTTTGAGAAGAAAGTGGATCTGGGGAGCTGGAAACGGGGCACGCGATATAGCCGTAGCATCCTGACG AGCCTGAACAATTTTTGCACGGGTTGGATCGACTGGAACTTGGCTCTGGATATGATAGGAGGGCCCAATTGGGTCGCAAACTTTGTGGACAGCCCCATCATTGTGGATTCCCTCAAAGATGAGTTCTACAAGCAGCCAATGTTCTACCACTTGGCCCATTTCAG TTTATTCCCGAAGGCTCCGTCCGAGTCTCCCTGA